The following is a genomic window from Paludisphaera rhizosphaerae.
GAAGCAGGTGCCGGGCTTCACGTTGTGGAGCGGGCTGTAGGCGTGAAGCGCTTTGAACTCTTCGGGGTTGTCGGACGAGCCGTAGTCGTCGATCCAGGCCCAGCCGATGGTGAACTTGTGGAACCGCAGCATGTCCTGCACGCCCACGCCCGGCAGGCAGGCGCCATAGAGGTCGGGCCGCTGGGTCATGCAGGCGCCGACGAGCAGGCCGCCGTTCGACCGGCCGGAGATCGCCAGCTTGGACTTGGTCGTGTACTTCTCGGCGATCAGCCATTCGGCCGCGGCGATGAAGTCGTCGAAGACGTTCTGCTTGCGCTGGCGGGTGCCCCCCTGGTGCCAGCTCTCGCCGTACTCGCCGCCGCCGCGAAGGTTGGCCACGGCGTAGAGGCCCCCCATCTCCATCCAGGTCAGGGTCGAGGGGGAGAAGCCCGGCGTCAGCGGAATGTTGAAGCCGCCGTAACCGTAGAGCAGCGTCGGGTTCTTGCCGTCCTTCGGGAAGCCCTTCCGGCCGGTGATGAACATCGGGATCTTGGTCCCGTCCTTGCTCGTGTAGAAGACCTGGACGGTCTCATACTTCGACGGGTCGAACTTCAAGGCCGGCTTGCGCCAGACGGTGCTGGCGCCGGTCGACACGTCGTAACGGTAGATCGTGGCCGGGCTGTTGTACGAGGTGAACGAGTAGAACGTCTCCTTGTCCTTGCGCTTGCCGCCGAAGCCCGAGGCCGTCCCCAGGCCGGGAAGTTCCACGTCACGGACGTGCTTGCCGGCCAGGTCGAAGACCCGGACGACAGTGTGGGCGTCCTTCAGGTAGTTGACCAGGAAGTGGTCGCCGACGACGTCGACGTTGTCCAGGGTCTCGGCCGCCTCGGGGATCACCTCGACCCACTTCTCGGGCTTCGGGTCGCGCGTGTCGATCGCCACGACCTTGCCGCGCTCGGCGTTCTTGTTGGTCTTGAACCAGAAGATCGGGCCGTCGTTGTCGATGAACGAGTATTCGGCCTCGAACTCGCCGACGAGGTGGACGGGCGCGGCCTTGGGAGCGTCGAGTGGGCGGTACAGGACGCGGTACTTGTCGTCGGTCCCCTTGTGCAGGGTGAAGATCAGGTACTTGCCGTCGTCGGTGACGGTCG
Proteins encoded in this region:
- a CDS encoding prolyl oligopeptidase family serine peptidase; amino-acid sequence: MKRHSRLAAIALALGAAGSPMRADEPAKPFKYPDAPRSETVDDYHGTKVPDPYRPLEDPDSDATRAWVEAENKVTNAFLNSIPQRDAIRSRVTELWDYEKFSPPGKKAGKYFFTHNTGLQNQSVLFVLDTFDAAPRMVLDPNKLSADGTVALAGTVPSDDGARLAYGVAEAGSDWNVWKVRDVATGQDLADEIQWVKFSSAEWTPDGKGFFYGRFPTPEPGQDLKGANYFQKVYYHILGTPQEQDELVWQDPEHKEWEATPTVTDDGKYLIFTLHKGTDDKYRVLYRPLDAPKAAPVHLVGEFEAEYSFIDNDGPIFWFKTNKNAERGKVVAIDTRDPKPEKWVEVIPEAAETLDNVDVVGDHFLVNYLKDAHTVVRVFDLAGKHVRDVELPGLGTASGFGGKRKDKETFYSFTSYNSPATIYRYDVSTGASTVWRKPALKFDPSKYETVQVFYTSKDGTKIPMFITGRKGFPKDGKNPTLLYGYGGFNIPLTPGFSPSTLTWMEMGGLYAVANLRGGGEYGESWHQGGTRQRKQNVFDDFIAAAEWLIAEKYTTKSKLAISGRSNGGLLVGACMTQRPDLYGACLPGVGVQDMLRFHKFTIGWAWIDDYGSSDNPEEFKALHAYSPLHNVKPGTCFPPTMVTTADHDDRVVPAHSFKFAATLQAAQACDNPVLIRIETKAGHGAGKPTAKVIEEAADQWAFLVKVLNVEASR